A genomic window from Arvicola amphibius chromosome 5, mArvAmp1.2, whole genome shotgun sequence includes:
- the LOC119814290 gene encoding protocadherin gamma-B2-like, translating to MEPNVKPGSRTRWRQVLFPFLLPLFCMGLSEQVRYSIPEEMAMGSVVGNLAVDLGLPVRDLQTRNLRVIAEKPYLTVNPENGNIVVSDRIDRELLCFQSPLCVLPLEIVAENPLNVFHVSVVIEDINDNPPHFLQKSIILQINELAIPGTRFGLESAIDEDVGRHSLQSYQLSVNEHFSLVVKDKAEGKDAPKLVLEKPLDREKQSSQLLVLTAVDGGDPVLTGTAQIQIEVTDANDNPPVFSLDLYKVSLRENVPSGTFVLKVVATDQDEGVNAEVTYSFKSVGDDIRNKFILDHQNGEIKSEGPIDFETKRTHSMSIEAKDGGGMATECKVIIEILDENDNAPEAVFTSVSNSIIENAEPGTVVALFKTYDKDSEENGRVTCFIKETVPFRIESSSSNYYKLVTDRVLDREQTPVYNVTIVATDRGKPPLSSSTSVTLHVGDINDNAPVFHQASYLIQVAENNPPGASIAQVSASDPDLGPNGHVSYSIIASDLEPKSLWSYASVNQDSGVVFAQRAFDHEQLRSFQLTLQARDQGSPALSANVSMLVLVGDRNDNAPRVLYPALESDGSALFDMVPRAAESGYLVTKVVAVDADSGHNAWLSYHVLQASDPGLFSLGLRTGEVRTARVLGDKDAARQRLLVAVRDGGQPPLSATATLHLIFAASLQEVLPDLSNDPLPSDPQSELQFYLVVALALVSVLFLFVVILAMALRLRQSHSPAASDCFQSGPCCETRQGVSLNYSEGTLPYSYNLCVASNSQKTSHFLTLTPEMVPPQDLSMHASVEVSVTEENKTVSDSLASTHVSFSVPFTRNSFNFYIRLE from the coding sequence ATGGAGCCCAATGTGAAGCCAGGGAGCAGGACTCGGTGGAGGCAAGTACTCTTTCCGTTCTTGCTGCCTTTGTTCTGCATGGGGCTTTCGGAGCAAGTCCGATATTCTATTCCCGAAGAAATGGCCATGGGCTCGGTTGTGGGAAACCTCGCTGTGGACCTGGGGCTGCCTGTTCGGGATTTACAGACTCGAAACCTCAGAGTTATTGCAGAGAAACCGTACCTTACTGTGAACCCTGAGAACGGGAACATAGTTGTAAGCGACAGAATAGATCGAGAGTTACTGTGCTTTCAAAGCCCTCTGTGCGTCCTGCCCTTAGAGATTGTGGCAGAAAATCCCCTAAACGTCTTTCACGTCAGTGTGGTGATAGAAGACATCAATGATAACCCGCCCCACTTCCTCCAAAAGAGTATCATTTTACAAATCAATGAACTTGCCATTCCAGGCACTAGGTTTGGCCTGGAATCTGCCATAGATGAAGATGTAGGACGGCACTCCCTCCAGAGTTACCAGCTCAGTGTGAATGAGCATTTCTCTCTGGTGGTGAAGGACAAGGCTGAAGGCAAGGATGCCCCAAAATTAGTGTTAGAGAAGCCTCTAGACAGGGAAAAGCAGAGCTCCCAGCTTTTGGTCCTGACCGCAGTGGATGGGGGAGATCCAGTACTGACTGGCACTGCTCAAATTCAAATCGAGGTCACTGATGCTAATGATAACCCCCCAGTGTTCAGCCTCGACTTGTACAAAGTCAGTCTTAGAGAGAACGTGCCCTCAGGCACTTTTGTGCTAAAGGTGGTGGCCACCGACCAAGATGAGGGTGTTAATGCAGAGGTCACCTACTCCTTCAAATCAGTAGGAGATGATATTAGAAATAAGTTTATTCTAGATCATCAAAACGGAGAAATTAAATCTGAAGGCCCTATAGACTTTGAAACCAAGAGAACTCATTCCATGAGCATAGAGGCCAAGGATGGTGGAGGCATGGCCACAGAATGTAAAGTTATTATAGAAATTCTCGATGAAAACGACAATGCCCCGGAAGCAGTTTTTACTTCGGTGTCCAATTCTATAATCGAAAATGCAGAGCCTGGGACAGTGGTGGCTCTGTTCAAAACATATGATAAAGAttcagaagaaaatggaagggtgACGTGCTTCATAAAAGAAACGGTTCCTTTTAGAATTGAATCTTCTTCCAGTAATTACTATAAGCTTGTAACTGATAGGGTTCTGGACCGGGAGCAGACTCCAGTGTACAATGTCACCATCGTCGCCACTGATAGAGGCAAGCCACCCCTCTCCTCCAGCACAAGCGTCACGCTGCACGTTGGGGACATAAATGACAACGCTCCAGTTTTCCACCAGGCCTCCTACTTGATCCAAGTGGCTGAAAATAACCCGCCTGGTGCTTCCATTGCACAAGTAAGCGCCTCCGACCCGGATTTGGGGCCCAATGGCCATGTTTCCTACTCCATCATAGCCAGTGACCTGGAACCTAAATCGCTATGGTCCTACGCATCCGTGAACCAGGACAGCGGGGTGGTGTTCGCACAGCGCGCCTTCGACCACGAGCAGCTGCGCTCCTTCCAACTGACACTGCAGGCCCGCGACCAGGGCTCACCCGCGCTCAGCGCCAACGTGAGCATGCTCGTGCTGGTGGGCGACCGCAACGACAATGCACCACGCGTGCTGTATCCCGCGCTCGAGTCCGATGGTTCCGCGCTCTTTGATATGGTACCGCGCGCCGCCGAGTCCGGATACCTGGTCACTAAGGTGGTGGCGGTGGATGCAGACTCTGGACACAATGCCTGGCTGTCGTACCACGTGCTGCAGGCCAGTGATCCCGGGCTCTTCAGCCTGGGCCTGCGCACTGGCGAGGTGCGCACAGCGCGTGTCTTGGGCGACAAGGACGCGGCTCGGCAGCGCCTTCTGGTCGCTGTGCGTGATGGTGGACAGCCACCGCTCTCGGCTACAGCCACACTGCACTTGATCTTCGCTGCCAGCCTGCAGGAGGTCCTGCCAGACCTTAGCAATGACCCTCTGCCGTCAGACCCCCAGAGTGAGCTTCAGTTTTACCTGGTGGTGGCCTTGGCCTTGGTCTCAGTGCTCTTTCTTTTCGTTGTGATTCTGGCCATGGCCCTTCGTCTTCGACAGTCCCACAGTCCTGCAGCCTCAGACTGCTTTCAGTCTGGCCCCTGTTGTGAGACTAGACAAGGGGTTTCTCTCAACTACAGTGAAGGGACTCTGCCTTATTCCTACAATCTCTGTGTTGCCTCCAATAGTCAAAAAACATCTCATTTTCTTACCTTAACGCCAGAAATGGTCCCTCCGCAAGATCTTTCAATGCACGCTTCTGTGGAAGTGAGTGTCACTGAGGAGAACAAGACAGTCTCTGATTCTCTGGCTTCTACCCACGTGAGTTTCAGTGTGCCTTTCACTCGCAATTCGTTTAATTTTTATATTCGTTTGGAATGA